A genome region from Streptomyces sp. NBC_01296 includes the following:
- a CDS encoding purine-cytosine permease family protein, producing the protein MTDTAATTAATPGPGPASAPRRNYAKLAADESREDYSLRYAPHAFRRWSPATVAGTALGGIAYLADFAIGASIVFAYGFTSGLAAILTAAAVIFLTGIPIARACATYGLDMDLVTRGAGFGYFGSTLTSLIYASFTFIFFALEGSIMAQAMHQAMGLPVEIGYLVTTLIVIPIVFKGMGALAKVQAWTQPVWLIGLVLPFLVLAFQAPAAWGAFTHFGGTEGAGAGFSWTGFGFGTGIALSLIAQIGEQADYLRFMPAKTAANSRTWKTAVLAAGPGWVIIGAAKQLGGAFLAFAALETVGKTHALEPIAPQIEALRPWLGSFALPAAALFVIVSQVKINVTNAYSGSLSWSNFFSRITHRHPGRVWYIFLNLAIALTLMELDMFAMLGKLLGFYSNVGIAWIAAVAADLVINKRLGLSPPYIEFKRAYLYAVNPAGFGAMAIASTVSILAFFGLFGTYAEAFSTFIAAGLALALCPLIAWATGGKYYLARPNTVTGPGAEVEDITATHTCSVCETAYELPDIADCPVRSGPICSLCCSLDATCGDVCRKGSQAGAVVLPMPTVRRF; encoded by the coding sequence ATGACCGACACCGCCGCCACCACGGCCGCCACCCCCGGGCCGGGTCCCGCCTCCGCGCCTCGCCGGAACTATGCGAAACTCGCCGCCGACGAGAGCCGCGAGGACTACTCGCTGCGGTACGCGCCCCACGCGTTCCGCCGCTGGAGCCCCGCCACCGTCGCGGGCACGGCGCTCGGCGGGATCGCCTACCTCGCCGATTTCGCCATCGGTGCCTCGATCGTCTTCGCGTACGGGTTCACCAGCGGACTGGCCGCGATCCTGACCGCCGCCGCCGTCATCTTCCTGACCGGCATCCCCATCGCCCGGGCGTGCGCCACGTACGGGCTGGACATGGACCTGGTCACCCGGGGCGCCGGTTTCGGCTACTTCGGGTCCACCCTCACCTCCCTCATCTACGCCTCCTTCACCTTCATCTTCTTCGCCCTCGAGGGCTCGATCATGGCCCAGGCCATGCACCAGGCGATGGGGCTCCCCGTCGAGATCGGATACCTCGTCACGACGCTCATCGTGATCCCGATCGTGTTCAAAGGCATGGGCGCGCTCGCCAAGGTGCAGGCGTGGACCCAGCCCGTCTGGCTGATCGGCCTGGTGCTGCCGTTCCTCGTGCTCGCCTTCCAGGCCCCGGCGGCCTGGGGCGCGTTCACGCACTTCGGCGGCACCGAGGGCGCCGGGGCCGGCTTCTCCTGGACGGGGTTCGGCTTCGGGACCGGCATCGCCCTCTCGCTCATCGCCCAGATCGGGGAACAGGCCGACTACCTGCGGTTCATGCCCGCCAAGACCGCGGCCAACAGCCGCACATGGAAGACCGCGGTGCTCGCCGCGGGCCCCGGCTGGGTGATCATCGGGGCCGCCAAACAGCTCGGCGGCGCCTTCCTCGCCTTCGCGGCCCTCGAAACGGTCGGCAAGACGCACGCCCTGGAGCCGATCGCCCCGCAGATCGAAGCCCTGCGCCCGTGGCTCGGCTCCTTCGCGCTGCCCGCCGCCGCGCTCTTCGTGATCGTCTCCCAGGTGAAGATCAACGTCACCAACGCCTACAGCGGCTCGCTGTCCTGGTCGAACTTCTTCTCCCGCATCACCCACCGCCACCCCGGCCGGGTCTGGTACATCTTCCTCAACCTCGCCATCGCGCTCACGCTGATGGAGCTCGACATGTTCGCGATGCTCGGCAAGCTGCTCGGCTTCTACTCCAATGTCGGCATCGCGTGGATCGCCGCCGTCGCCGCAGACCTCGTGATCAACAAGCGGCTCGGACTCAGCCCGCCGTACATCGAGTTCAAGCGCGCGTACCTGTACGCCGTCAACCCGGCGGGTTTCGGTGCGATGGCGATCGCCTCCACGGTTTCGATCCTCGCCTTCTTCGGGCTGTTCGGCACCTACGCCGAGGCGTTCTCCACCTTCATCGCGGCCGGACTCGCCCTCGCCCTGTGCCCTTTGATCGCCTGGGCGACCGGAGGGAAGTACTACCTGGCCAGGCCGAACACCGTGACCGGGCCGGGAGCGGAGGTCGAGGACATCACCGCCACCCACACCTGCTCCGTCTGCGAGACGGCGTACGAACTCCCCGACATCGCCGACTGCCCCGTCCGGTCGGGGCCGATCTGTTCGCTCTGCTGCTCCCTCGACGCCACCTGTGGGGACGTCTGCCGCAAGGGGTCGCAGGCAGGTGCGGTGGTGCTGCCGATGCCGACGGTGCGCCGGTTCTGA
- a CDS encoding GntR family transcriptional regulator: MTFGEQPAYLRVAGDLRRKIVDGSLPPHARLPSQARIREEYGVSDTVALEARKVLMAEGLVEGRSGSGTYVREQPVPRRVARSGYRTGGTSTPFRQEQAEAGARGTWESGSEQAAAPAEIAKRLGIEPGARVMRTRYVFRDAGEAMMLSTSWEPLAVTGRTPVMLPEEGPLGGSGVVDRMAAIDVVVDNVVEEVGARPGLAEEIMLLGGVPGHVVLVIGRTYFASGLAVETADVVVPADRYRLSYHLPVR; this comes from the coding sequence GTGACTTTCGGTGAGCAGCCGGCCTATCTGCGCGTCGCCGGGGATCTGCGACGGAAGATCGTCGATGGGTCCCTGCCCCCGCACGCCCGGCTCCCCTCGCAGGCCCGGATCCGCGAGGAGTACGGAGTCTCCGACACCGTGGCGCTGGAGGCGCGCAAGGTCCTCATGGCGGAGGGGCTGGTCGAGGGCCGGTCCGGGTCGGGTACGTACGTGCGCGAGCAGCCCGTGCCGAGACGGGTCGCCCGCTCGGGATACCGCACGGGCGGGACGTCGACGCCGTTCCGGCAGGAGCAGGCCGAGGCGGGCGCCCGGGGCACGTGGGAGTCCGGCAGCGAGCAGGCGGCCGCACCGGCGGAGATCGCCAAGCGGCTCGGCATCGAGCCCGGCGCGCGGGTCATGAGGACGCGGTACGTGTTCCGCGACGCCGGGGAGGCGATGATGCTGTCGACCTCCTGGGAGCCGCTCGCGGTCACCGGCCGGACCCCGGTGATGCTGCCGGAGGAGGGGCCGCTCGGGGGCTCGGGGGTCGTCGACCGGATGGCCGCGATCGACGTCGTCGTGGACAACGTGGTGGAGGAGGTCGGGGCGCGGCCCGGCCTGGCCGAGGAGATCATGCTGCTGGGCGGGGTCCCGGGCCATGTGGTCCTGGTGATCGGCCGTACGTACTTCGCGTCCGGACTTGCGGTCGAGACCGCCGACGTGGTGGTCCCGGCGGACCGCTACCGCCTGTCGTACCACCTGCCGGTCCGGTGA
- a CDS encoding DUF4190 domain-containing protein: MSTPPPPHWPAPPPQQAYREPALNGFALASLLVGLLCLPPLGVVFGIVALVQIARKGERGRALAITGLVVSLVMTAAAGFAADRVAERLFDRLDTLQQFEGVEGELTATDDMRAGDCFNVPRGDLLDESPLIYRIACTEVHEGEVTSSTRFDDTVFPGGPELRKTATDVCWKAQDAYAMDSWALPPYAEMFYFAPSRQAWSGGDRRLLCVIGTAEREHRGSLRKDAGTLKPEQVAFLRVMNEADLALGGGPEEELDEALPQYREWAREVDRALAAEAGLLDGVEARPELAGPARAQLKEVEAARAAWQRAAKATKPAEFQDAWDAASGALSVDTEKTLRGAYGLSTRVPDWRAGQQGDSEGDADGGSDGSSSASV; the protein is encoded by the coding sequence GTGAGCACCCCGCCCCCGCCCCACTGGCCCGCTCCGCCCCCGCAGCAGGCGTACCGGGAGCCCGCTCTCAACGGTTTCGCACTCGCGTCGCTGCTGGTCGGGCTGTTGTGCCTGCCGCCGCTCGGGGTCGTCTTCGGGATCGTGGCGCTCGTCCAGATCGCGCGCAAGGGGGAGCGGGGCAGGGCGCTCGCGATCACGGGTCTTGTGGTGTCGCTCGTGATGACCGCCGCCGCAGGGTTCGCCGCGGACCGGGTGGCAGAGCGGCTGTTCGACCGGCTGGACACGCTCCAGCAGTTCGAGGGCGTCGAGGGCGAGTTGACCGCCACGGACGACATGCGCGCGGGCGACTGCTTCAACGTCCCCCGCGGGGACCTGCTCGACGAGAGCCCTCTCATCTACCGGATCGCGTGCACCGAGGTGCACGAGGGTGAGGTCACCTCCTCGACCCGGTTCGACGACACGGTGTTCCCGGGCGGGCCCGAGCTGAGGAAGACCGCCACGGACGTGTGCTGGAAGGCGCAGGACGCGTACGCGATGGACTCGTGGGCGCTGCCCCCGTACGCGGAGATGTTCTACTTCGCGCCCTCGCGCCAAGCGTGGAGCGGCGGCGACCGGCGGCTGCTCTGCGTCATCGGCACGGCGGAGCGGGAGCACCGCGGCAGCCTGCGCAAGGACGCCGGGACGCTGAAGCCGGAGCAGGTGGCCTTCCTGCGCGTGATGAACGAGGCCGATCTGGCGCTGGGGGGCGGGCCGGAGGAGGAGCTCGACGAGGCGCTGCCGCAGTACCGGGAGTGGGCCCGCGAGGTCGACCGGGCGCTGGCCGCGGAGGCGGGACTGCTGGACGGGGTGGAGGCCCGGCCGGAGCTGGCCGGGCCGGCGCGGGCGCAGCTCAAGGAGGTCGAGGCGGCGCGGGCGGCGTGGCAGCGGGCGGCGAAGGCGACGAAGCCGGCGGAGTTCCAGGACGCGTGGGACGCGGCCTCGGGGGCACTGTCCGTGGACACGGAGAAGACGCTGCGCGGGGCGTACGGGCTGTCGACGAGGGTGCCGGACTGGCGCGCGGGGCAGCAGGGCGACTCGGAGGGTGATGCGGACGGCGGTTCGGACGGGTCCTCTTCGGCCTCGGTGTGA
- a CDS encoding S8 family peptidase produces the protein MSVMRHTRRKLAGISATAVVALALGAAAALPASAADNGPQGVIENAGAPGSVAGSYIVTLKDSAARSTADSGKAVARRHGATIGRTYSAALNGYSVKVSEAQAKKLAADPAVKSVVQNRTFTVDDAQGTQPSPPSWGLDRIDQHPLPLDNSYTYPDKAGEGVTAYIIDTGVRITHGEFGGRASYGYDAIDNDNTAQDGHGHGTHVAGTVAGSSYGVAKKAKIVGVRVLDNNGSGTTEQVVAGIDWVTQHAVKPAVANMSLGGGADSALDTAVRNSIASGITYGVAAGNESTDASSKSPARVAEAITVGATTSTDAKASYSNYGSILDVFAPGSSITSSWGTGDTATNTISGTSMATPHVVGAAALYLSQNPGSTPAQVRDGLVAAATPNVVTGPGTGSPNRLLYVGGTTTPPNPGTRFENTADYAINDNATVESPLTVSGVSGNAPAALSVSVDIKHTYTGDLKVDLVAPDGSVYTLHNRSGGSADNIIKTFTVNASSEVANGVWKLRVNDNANVDTGKIDSWALQF, from the coding sequence ATGTCCGTGATGCGTCACACCCGCCGGAAGCTCGCCGGCATCAGCGCGACCGCCGTCGTGGCCCTCGCGCTCGGCGCGGCCGCCGCGTTACCCGCCTCCGCGGCCGACAACGGCCCCCAGGGCGTCATCGAGAACGCCGGTGCCCCCGGCTCGGTCGCCGGCAGCTACATCGTGACCCTGAAGGACTCGGCCGCCCGTTCCACCGCCGACAGCGGCAAGGCCGTCGCCCGGCGCCACGGCGCGACGATCGGCAGGACCTACAGCGCCGCCCTCAACGGCTACTCCGTCAAGGTCTCCGAGGCGCAGGCGAAGAAGCTCGCCGCCGACCCGGCGGTCAAGTCCGTCGTGCAGAACCGGACGTTCACCGTCGACGACGCCCAGGGCACCCAGCCCAGCCCGCCCTCCTGGGGCCTGGACCGCATCGACCAGCACCCGCTCCCGCTCGACAACAGCTACACCTACCCGGACAAGGCCGGCGAGGGCGTCACCGCGTACATCATCGACACCGGCGTCCGCATCACCCACGGCGAGTTCGGCGGCCGCGCCTCCTACGGCTACGACGCCATCGACAACGACAACACTGCCCAGGACGGCCACGGCCACGGCACGCACGTCGCCGGCACGGTCGCGGGCTCCTCGTACGGCGTGGCCAAGAAGGCCAAGATCGTCGGCGTCCGCGTCCTCGACAACAACGGCTCCGGTACGACGGAGCAGGTCGTCGCCGGAATCGACTGGGTCACCCAGCACGCCGTCAAGCCGGCCGTGGCGAACATGTCGCTCGGCGGCGGCGCCGACTCCGCGCTCGACACCGCCGTACGCAACTCCATAGCCTCCGGCATCACGTACGGCGTCGCCGCGGGCAACGAGTCCACGGACGCGAGCAGCAAGTCCCCGGCGCGCGTCGCCGAGGCCATCACGGTCGGCGCCACCACCAGCACCGACGCCAAGGCCAGCTACTCCAACTACGGCTCGATCCTGGACGTCTTCGCCCCGGGCTCCTCCATCACCTCCTCGTGGGGCACCGGCGACACCGCCACCAACACCATCTCGGGCACCTCGATGGCCACGCCGCACGTCGTGGGCGCGGCCGCCCTGTACCTCTCGCAGAACCCGGGCAGCACGCCCGCGCAGGTCCGCGACGGCCTGGTCGCCGCGGCCACCCCGAACGTGGTGACCGGTCCCGGCACCGGCTCCCCGAACCGCCTGCTCTACGTGGGCGGCACCACCACCCCGCCGAACCCGGGCACCCGCTTCGAGAACACCGCGGACTACGCGATCAACGACAACGCCACCGTCGAATCGCCGCTCACCGTCAGCGGCGTCTCCGGCAACGCCCCGGCGGCGCTGAGCGTTTCGGTCGACATCAAGCACACGTACACCGGTGACCTGAAGGTCGACCTGGTCGCCCCCGACGGCTCGGTCTACACCCTGCACAACCGCAGCGGCGGCAGCGCGGACAACATCATCAAGACCTTCACCGTCAACGCCTCTTCGGAGGTCGCCAACGGTGTGTGGAAGCTCCGCGTCAACGACAACGCCAACGTCGACACCGGCAAGATCGACTCCTGGGCGCTCCAGTTCTGA
- a CDS encoding threonine synthase, producing the protein MTHALPGYVCPEDATRADARTAPWCCPLCGGPWDLDFAPDPASPLEPAAGPNSLWRFGSVLPLPGAFSVTLSEGNTPLVPLGERIHAKLDFLMPTLSFKDRGAVMLAELARRLAPERVVADSSGNAGTAVAAYCARAGLKCEVFVPEGTSEKKTEQMRAHGAAVRFVPGGREATAVAAREAADLPGVFYASHVFNPYFLHGTKTYAYEVWEELGGRLPETLVVPVGNGTLLLGVALAVEELARRGVKPPALIAVQAEAVSPLATAFAAGAEDADPVEQRPTLAEGIAIPAPPRARQILAAVRKSGGTFLTVPEPALRAARRDLARRGLFVEPTAAACWAAVGPLAPTDPLQGRTTVLPLCGAGVNLTRP; encoded by the coding sequence ATGACGCACGCACTGCCCGGCTACGTCTGCCCGGAAGACGCCACGCGCGCGGATGCCCGGACGGCGCCCTGGTGCTGCCCGCTCTGCGGTGGACCGTGGGATCTCGACTTCGCACCGGATCCGGCCAGTCCGCTCGAACCGGCCGCCGGACCCAACTCGCTCTGGCGGTTCGGGTCCGTGCTGCCGCTGCCGGGGGCGTTCTCCGTGACGCTGTCGGAGGGGAACACCCCGCTGGTCCCGCTCGGGGAGCGGATTCACGCCAAGCTCGACTTCCTGATGCCGACGCTGTCGTTCAAGGACCGCGGCGCGGTGATGCTCGCCGAGCTGGCCCGGCGGCTGGCACCGGAGCGGGTGGTCGCGGACAGCAGCGGGAACGCGGGGACGGCCGTGGCCGCGTACTGCGCGCGGGCCGGGCTGAAGTGTGAAGTTTTCGTGCCCGAGGGCACCTCGGAGAAGAAGACGGAGCAGATGCGGGCGCACGGGGCGGCGGTCCGCTTCGTACCGGGCGGCCGGGAGGCGACGGCGGTGGCGGCCCGGGAGGCGGCCGACCTCCCGGGGGTCTTCTACGCGAGCCACGTCTTCAACCCGTACTTCCTGCACGGCACCAAGACGTACGCGTACGAGGTGTGGGAGGAGCTCGGCGGCCGGCTCCCCGAGACCCTCGTCGTCCCCGTCGGCAACGGCACCCTGCTGCTGGGGGTGGCGCTGGCGGTCGAGGAGCTGGCGCGGCGCGGGGTGAAGCCGCCGGCGCTGATCGCGGTGCAGGCGGAGGCGGTGTCCCCGCTGGCCACCGCCTTCGCGGCGGGTGCGGAGGACGCCGACCCGGTGGAGCAGCGGCCCACCCTGGCCGAGGGCATCGCGATCCCGGCCCCGCCGCGGGCCCGCCAGATCCTGGCCGCGGTCCGCAAGTCCGGCGGCACCTTCCTGACGGTCCCGGAGCCGGCCCTGCGCGCGGCCCGGCGGGACCTGGCGCGGCGCGGGCTCTTCGTGGAGCCGACGGCGGCGGCCTGCTGGGCGGCGGTGGGCCCGCTCGCCCCCACCGACCCCCTCCAGGGCCGCACGACGGTCCTCCCGCTGTGCGGAGCAGGCGTCAACTTGACCCGGCCGTAA
- a CDS encoding isocitrate lyase/PEP mutase family protein yields the protein MTTTVDLARRFAALHTPTAPLALANAWDVVSARLVEAAGAPAVATTSAGVAWSLGAPDGDALTRDRALDLVARVAAAVSVPVTADIEGGFGADPAGVGETVAGVLAAGAVGINIEDGTRAAADHAERVAAARAAADTAGVPLYINARIDTFLFGLGEEADRLDETLARAAAYLRAGATGIFVPGVTDPATVTELAKGIDAPLNILVGPGAPSVAELGALGVARVSLGSWVASAAYDVVRRAAEELVAGGTYTALDASLPYGELNALLKD from the coding sequence ATGACCACCACCGTTGATCTCGCCCGCCGCTTCGCCGCCCTCCACACCCCCACTGCGCCGCTGGCCTTGGCCAATGCCTGGGACGTCGTCAGCGCCCGCCTCGTCGAGGCTGCCGGCGCCCCCGCCGTCGCCACCACCAGCGCCGGTGTCGCCTGGTCCCTCGGCGCGCCCGACGGGGACGCCCTGACCCGCGACCGCGCCCTCGACCTCGTCGCCCGCGTGGCCGCGGCCGTCTCCGTCCCGGTGACCGCCGACATCGAGGGCGGCTTCGGCGCCGACCCCGCAGGGGTCGGCGAGACGGTCGCCGGGGTGCTCGCCGCCGGCGCGGTCGGCATCAACATCGAGGACGGCACCCGGGCCGCCGCCGACCACGCGGAGCGGGTGGCGGCGGCCCGGGCCGCCGCCGACACCGCCGGGGTCCCGCTGTACATCAACGCCCGCATCGACACGTTCCTCTTCGGCCTCGGCGAGGAGGCGGACCGCCTCGACGAGACCCTCGCCCGCGCCGCCGCCTACCTCCGCGCGGGCGCCACCGGCATCTTCGTCCCCGGCGTCACCGACCCGGCCACCGTCACCGAGCTGGCCAAGGGCATCGACGCGCCGCTCAACATCCTCGTCGGCCCCGGCGCCCCGTCCGTCGCCGAGCTCGGCGCCCTCGGCGTCGCCCGCGTCAGCCTCGGCTCCTGGGTCGCGTCGGCCGCGTACGACGTGGTCCGCCGCGCCGCCGAGGAGCTGGTCGCGGGTGGCACGTACACCGCGCTCGACGCCTCCCTCCCGTACGGCGAGCTGAACGCCCTGCTCAAGGACTGA
- a CDS encoding EamA family transporter, whose translation MRTSETAESKPPESTARRVTGAVWTALALVYVLWGSTYLAIRVVVRTMPPFLSAGARFIAAGLLLLGLVAWRYGPAALRATRAQVGSAVMVGLLLILGGNGLVVLAETEVPSGLAALLIAAVPMWLVVLRTATGDRPPLRTLGGVLLGFAGLAVLTRPGIGGAVQLSGVLLVLVASVLWSLGSFSASKLSLPGNPFTGSAYQMLAGGAGGIAVGLLRGEHRGLDPAGFSTASWLALGHLVVFGSLVAFTAYAWLLQSAPLSLVATYAYVNPVVAVALGALILDEALTWPILVGGAVVVAAVCVIVSTERRQ comes from the coding sequence ATGCGCACCTCGGAGACTGCTGAGAGCAAGCCGCCGGAATCCACCGCCCGCAGGGTCACCGGCGCCGTCTGGACCGCGCTCGCCCTCGTCTACGTCCTGTGGGGCTCCACCTACCTCGCCATCCGCGTGGTCGTCCGGACCATGCCGCCGTTCCTCTCCGCCGGTGCCCGCTTCATCGCGGCCGGCCTGCTGCTGCTCGGCCTCGTCGCCTGGCGGTACGGGCCGGCCGCGCTCCGGGCCACCCGCGCCCAGGTCGGTTCTGCGGTCATGGTCGGCCTGCTGCTGATCCTCGGCGGCAACGGCCTCGTCGTGCTCGCCGAGACCGAGGTGCCGTCCGGCCTGGCCGCACTGCTCATCGCGGCGGTGCCGATGTGGCTGGTGGTGCTGCGGACCGCCACCGGCGACCGGCCGCCGCTGCGCACCCTGGGCGGCGTACTGCTGGGCTTCGCCGGGCTCGCGGTGCTGACCCGTCCGGGCATCGGCGGTGCGGTGCAGCTCTCCGGGGTGCTGCTCGTGCTGGTGGCGTCGGTGCTCTGGTCGCTGGGCTCCTTCTCCGCGTCGAAGCTGTCGCTGCCGGGCAACCCGTTCACGGGCAGCGCGTACCAGATGCTCGCGGGCGGGGCCGGCGGCATCGCCGTCGGCCTGCTGCGCGGCGAGCACCGGGGGCTGGACCCGGCCGGCTTCTCCACCGCCTCCTGGCTGGCGCTGGGCCACCTCGTCGTGTTCGGCTCGCTGGTCGCCTTCACGGCGTACGCGTGGCTGCTCCAGTCGGCGCCGCTGTCGCTGGTCGCCACGTACGCGTACGTCAACCCGGTCGTCGCCGTCGCGCTGGGTGCGCTGATCCTCGACGAGGCCCTGACCTGGCCGATCCTGGTCGGCGGTGCGGTCGTCGTCGCGGCGGTGTGCGTGATCGTCAGCACCGAGCGCAGACAGTAG
- a CDS encoding trypsin-like serine peptidase has protein sequence MNVVVKGASAAAAAGVAAVLAVGFLKATDVDAHAVHAFPGVGVLMANGEHWCTASVVDSPKGTVVATAAHCVAPAGEGGEPGAVAPDGRAIGDLSFAPAFTGEGVGRQPLGVWKVRAVHVDERWTRWGEDTADFAFLSIEPDEDGRTVQQAVGGAEEAPKPEWTSGYEREVTVVGYPESDRNPQNKPISCTTQTRHDQEDPAMLYIGCAGFWSGTSGSPWIADRGGPGRPGRLIGVLSGGETDVDSTAALFDEKAKALYEQAARD, from the coding sequence ATGAACGTAGTCGTCAAGGGTGCGTCGGCGGCGGCCGCCGCCGGGGTGGCGGCGGTGCTGGCCGTCGGCTTCCTCAAGGCGACGGACGTGGACGCGCACGCGGTGCACGCCTTCCCCGGCGTCGGCGTGCTCATGGCGAACGGGGAGCACTGGTGCACGGCGAGCGTCGTCGACAGCCCCAAGGGCACGGTCGTCGCGACCGCCGCGCACTGCGTGGCCCCGGCCGGCGAGGGGGGCGAGCCCGGAGCGGTCGCCCCCGACGGCCGCGCCATCGGCGACCTCTCCTTCGCCCCCGCCTTCACCGGTGAGGGCGTGGGCCGCCAGCCCCTCGGGGTGTGGAAGGTCCGCGCGGTCCACGTGGACGAGCGCTGGACCAGATGGGGCGAGGACACGGCCGACTTCGCCTTCCTCAGCATCGAGCCGGACGAGGACGGCCGCACCGTGCAGCAGGCGGTCGGCGGCGCTGAGGAGGCCCCGAAGCCCGAGTGGACCTCCGGGTACGAGCGCGAGGTGACGGTCGTCGGCTATCCGGAGTCGGACCGCAACCCGCAGAACAAGCCCATCTCCTGCACCACGCAGACCCGCCACGACCAGGAGGACCCCGCGATGCTCTACATCGGCTGCGCGGGCTTCTGGTCGGGCACCAGCGGCAGCCCCTGGATCGCCGACCGGGGCGGTCCGGGCCGTCCCGGTCGGCTGATCGGGGTGCTGAGCGGCGGGGAGACGGACGTGGACTCCACGGCCGCCCTGTTCGACGAGAAGGCCAAGGCGCTGTACGAGCAGGCCGCACGGGACTGA
- a CDS encoding alpha/beta hydrolase: MQHDQLQGDGDLMTEEGPLTTGRRRSKRLRRLLIGGALAFTLAAGGGAAYEYGLFSDIGDPVSFGKVQESAAAAEVIRPGVSMPTGPKSEFVRTYRMPDGTQIGRTTLTGAKSGFTGDVWVWVPKQYDEPRYAKSAFPVLISLPGGRGYPTNYWGTGPGLGLEKAVSDGAKAGTSLPFILIMPVHNADTKHHFDASDIPGEPKMGTWMAEDIPDFTKANFRTFTSRDGWAFMGSSAGGFGAFKHVLKYPDRFKAAIASGVDIVPDSPLWKGNTQAMDENNPEKLAEKLIKEGGPDVYINFQIGTKETGREKAEKFMKEYGKGPVHTQLQVIQDGEHNGKSYVRGMREGALEWISKVMLAPTPDPGVR, encoded by the coding sequence GTGCAGCATGACCAGCTTCAGGGTGACGGCGACCTCATGACCGAGGAAGGCCCGCTGACCACGGGCCGTCGCCGCTCCAAGCGCCTGCGCAGGCTTCTGATCGGCGGTGCGCTGGCCTTCACGCTCGCCGCCGGCGGCGGCGCGGCGTACGAGTACGGGCTCTTCTCGGACATAGGGGATCCGGTCTCCTTCGGGAAGGTGCAGGAGTCGGCCGCCGCGGCCGAGGTGATCCGGCCGGGGGTGAGCATGCCGACCGGGCCGAAGTCCGAGTTCGTCCGGACCTACCGGATGCCCGACGGCACGCAGATCGGCCGGACGACCCTGACCGGCGCGAAATCGGGGTTCACCGGTGACGTGTGGGTGTGGGTCCCGAAGCAGTACGACGAGCCGAGATACGCCAAGAGCGCCTTCCCGGTTCTGATCTCCCTGCCCGGCGGCCGGGGCTACCCCACGAACTACTGGGGTACGGGCCCCGGCCTGGGCCTCGAGAAGGCCGTCAGCGACGGGGCGAAGGCCGGTACGAGCCTGCCCTTCATCCTGATCATGCCGGTGCACAATGCGGACACCAAGCACCACTTCGACGCCTCGGACATCCCCGGGGAGCCCAAGATGGGCACCTGGATGGCCGAGGACATCCCGGATTTCACGAAGGCCAATTTCCGGACCTTCACCTCCCGGGACGGGTGGGCCTTCATGGGCTCCTCCGCGGGCGGATTCGGTGCCTTCAAGCACGTCCTGAAGTACCCCGACCGGTTCAAGGCGGCCATCGCGAGCGGGGTCGACATCGTCCCCGACTCCCCGCTGTGGAAGGGGAACACGCAGGCCATGGACGAGAACAACCCCGAGAAGCTCGCCGAGAAGCTGATCAAGGAGGGTGGTCCGGACGTCTACATCAACTTCCAGATCGGCACCAAGGAGACCGGGCGCGAGAAGGCCGAGAAGTTCATGAAGGAGTACGGAAAGGGCCCCGTGCACACTCAGCTCCAGGTGATCCAGGATGGTGAGCACAACGGAAAGTCGTACGTACGCGGTATGAGGGAGGGCGCTCTGGAGTGGATCAGCAAGGTCATGCTCGCACCGACCCCCGACCCCGGCGTGCGATGA